TGGAAGAAAATAAACCAGAATAATATATAGCAAGCGATTCAGCGATTGTCCCTAGtctattttatttgcttttaaataattttttaaacgttataattttttaaagttatttcttttaaaaaacatTTCACTTGATTCCAGCTGATTGAAAAACAAATCGAATATGCTTCTAGCTGATTGAAAAACAAATCGAATATgctgtatattttatttttatttatttgcattCATTGCACAACATCTAGAGCGATTAAGCCTTACAAGGAAATCTACTCCATATTATTAGTTGAAATCCTTGCTTAGTTCTTCGACAGCTCTGTTAAAGGCGTCAGTGTCCTCCTTACTACTAGCATTTGCAGCATCCCAGTCGTTTACGAAAGATAGTGGTTTATATTTGCCTTCATAGCGAGATCCTTCAACGCGTACATTTACCTTTGGCTTGCCAAAAGTGCCTTTATACCATGTCTTTTTGTCCAATACCGCACCAGTGGCTGAGAGGCAGACGTTTGTGTGAGCTACGATTCTCTCATTTCTGGgatccttttccaaggtaacaatGCAATGTTCGGCATTTGCAGGACAAACGATCTTGTCGCATTTGAATTCCTCTGTGATGGCAAAGAAATTcgatataattaaataattagtcTTAGAGGATCAGAGTTATACTTACTATCGGTGATGTCAATGTTAACACGTCCAACAGAGAAAGCACTGAGAGCATAGGAAGCGTTGAAATAACTAACAATCAGAAGAATTGCCAATGTTTTGATAGCCATTATGAGGGATCAGCTTTCGGATTCTGTTAGGTACGGGAAGACTAAATCACTTGAGATGTCTCGAGAGAAATGGTTGACCATCCAGCCAAGCTCTAACATTTATATAGGGTCGTTAACAATGGAATGGAAACTACATTGTATTGAATAAGCTTTGTTCTAACATCTGGCACTAGACTTTCAGGAAAACCATTGTAAATTCACTACATATTTCATTTTCAATGAAGTGAGGCTTACATTTGTGCTCTGATACATGCTCTCGGTTATTTTCTTTGCTACTTTGTATTGGATTGTTCGTTTGACGTCATTCttagaaattatagaaattacTATCAAAATCCATTGTAACTCCGCATTCTAAATCGATATTCGGAAGAAGATTAATCGATATTATTGCTCGATATTA
This is a stretch of genomic DNA from Haematobia irritans isolate KBUSLIRL chromosome 4, ASM5000362v1, whole genome shotgun sequence. It encodes these proteins:
- the LOC142234403 gene encoding uncharacterized protein LOC142234403, encoding MAIKTLAILLIVSYFNASYALSAFSVGRVNIDITDKEFKCDKIVCPANAEHCIVTLEKDPRNERIVAHTNVCLSATGAVLDKKTWYKGTFGKPKVNVRVEGSRYEGKYKPLSFVNDWDAANASSKEDTDAFNRAVEELSKDFN